The following proteins are co-located in the Myroides profundi genome:
- a CDS encoding DUF3108 domain-containing protein: MKKNLLILLVFIFSTSFLYSQSSVKAFDKGELLKFRISYGLLNAGIATLRLTDTVQNGVPVYHAKGIGYTTGVPKMFFKVYDNYESYFEKKEVIPHRFIRKIDEGGYTKDQEGWFNYKNMKVTVKDYEKKTEKQFTVTKNVQDIVSSFYYLRKYPGLNDLKVGESVEIDMFFDGEIFKFKLKYLGEEVLKTNFGKLKTLKFRPYVMAGRVFKEKESLTVWVSADANKVPVRIKASLAVGSLKADLEEYKNLVTKLEFVK; this comes from the coding sequence ATGAAAAAGAATCTTCTAATATTACTTGTGTTTATATTTTCCACAAGTTTTCTGTACTCACAATCTTCTGTGAAGGCTTTTGATAAAGGTGAACTCCTGAAATTTAGAATTAGTTATGGGTTGTTAAATGCTGGTATCGCTACTTTGCGTTTGACAGATACTGTGCAGAATGGTGTCCCTGTCTATCATGCTAAAGGAATTGGCTATACTACAGGTGTGCCTAAAATGTTTTTTAAAGTATATGATAACTACGAGAGTTATTTTGAAAAGAAAGAGGTGATTCCTCATCGTTTTATTCGAAAAATAGATGAAGGTGGCTATACGAAGGACCAAGAAGGCTGGTTTAACTACAAGAATATGAAAGTCACTGTAAAGGATTATGAGAAGAAGACAGAGAAGCAATTTACGGTTACTAAAAATGTGCAAGATATAGTGTCTTCTTTCTATTATTTACGTAAATATCCTGGGTTAAATGATCTGAAAGTAGGTGAGTCTGTAGAGATAGATATGTTCTTCGATGGAGAAATATTTAAATTTAAATTAAAATATCTAGGAGAGGAAGTTTTAAAGACAAATTTTGGTAAATTGAAAACTTTAAAGTTTCGTCCTTATGTGATGGCTGGTCGTGTGTTTAAAGAGAAAGAAAGTTTGACAGTATGGGTAAGTGCAGATGCAAATAAAGTACCTGTTCGAATCAAAGCGAGTCTTGCGGTGGGTTCTCTTAAGGCTGATTTAGAGGAATATAAGAATTTAGTAACGAAGCTAGAGTTCGTAAAGTAA
- a CDS encoding tryptophan 2,3-dioxygenase family protein, giving the protein MIDKKFSEVVDRFNDLGIKAETQIEGMLYAKPITYWDYIQTDALLNLQTQRTVLPDEMVFIMYHQVNELLFKMILWELNQVSECSDESLTVEFFKERLARISRYFDMLTSSFTIMKDGMEVEQYLKFRNTLAPASGFQSSQYRLIEFGCTDWINLIDKRFVKDLPQNISEKEALEYMYWQAAGKDYKTGEKSYLLKEFENRYCKTFVKAMKDYEKTNLWQKFVKLPLEAKSDKGLIEAMRHFDKTVNVVWVMGHYEAALKYLESNPGETKEATGGSDWKKYMLPQYQKRIFFPDLWSEEEKANWGK; this is encoded by the coding sequence ATGATCGATAAAAAATTCTCTGAGGTTGTGGATCGCTTTAATGATTTAGGAATTAAAGCAGAGACTCAAATAGAAGGCATGTTATATGCTAAACCTATTACGTATTGGGATTATATCCAAACAGATGCATTGCTGAATCTCCAAACTCAGAGAACTGTCTTGCCCGATGAGATGGTTTTTATTATGTATCATCAAGTAAATGAACTATTGTTTAAAATGATACTGTGGGAATTGAATCAAGTAAGTGAGTGTAGTGATGAAAGCCTAACAGTGGAGTTTTTTAAAGAGCGATTAGCTAGAATAAGTCGTTATTTTGATATGCTTACGTCTTCATTTACGATTATGAAGGACGGGATGGAAGTGGAGCAATATTTAAAATTTAGAAATACGTTAGCCCCAGCAAGTGGGTTTCAGAGTAGTCAGTATCGATTAATTGAGTTTGGTTGTACAGATTGGATTAATTTAATTGATAAGAGATTTGTAAAAGATTTACCGCAAAATATTTCTGAAAAAGAGGCGTTAGAATATATGTATTGGCAGGCAGCTGGTAAGGATTATAAGACAGGAGAGAAATCATATCTATTGAAAGAGTTTGAGAATAGGTATTGTAAAACTTTTGTTAAAGCCATGAAAGATTATGAAAAAACAAATTTATGGCAGAAATTTGTGAAATTACCCCTAGAAGCCAAATCAGATAAGGGGTTAATAGAAGCAATGCGTCATTTCGATAAAACAGTTAATGTTGTATGGGTAATGGGGCACTATGAAGCTGCACTTAAGTATCTTGAAAGTAATCCAGGAGAGACAAAAGAAGCTACTGGAGGAAGTGATTGGAAAAAGTATATGCTGCCACAATATCAGAAGCGCATATTTTTTCCAGATTTGTGGAGTGAAGAAGAGAAAGCTAATTGGGGGAAATAG
- a CDS encoding M23 family metallopeptidase, whose product MKQFIYSVLIATALISCKKTEEITIETQPEQEHVEEIVGELYGFDLKDYILVEDTIRSGDNIGKIFGDNNIGSTEVHNIVTQVKDTFNVRNIRVGQPYALVKYRKEQEKLAAFIYHPNISGYQVIDLRDSVSAYTITYPVTIKRRTVASKIEGSLSLSLGKEGVDQSLATKMSQIFAWSIDFFKLQPEDRFAFTIEEKYINDTIYLGVSKIDAAYFRYRGKDLYSFPYKRQDSKSTEYFDEEGRPMKSMFLKAPLKFFRITSKYSKNRFHPVQKKWKSHNGTDYAAPTGTPIMTTASGVVERAGYTAGNGNFVKVKHNGTYSTQYLHMSKILVKVGQRVDQGQTIGLVGSTGLATGPHVCYRFWKNGVQVDPLSQSLPNSVPMEKRDLPAFKEYITPLKAELDKALNEKFKGE is encoded by the coding sequence TTGAAGCAATTTATTTATAGTGTACTAATCGCTACAGCGCTTATTTCATGTAAAAAAACGGAAGAGATCACTATAGAGACTCAACCAGAACAGGAACATGTAGAAGAAATTGTAGGTGAATTATATGGTTTTGATTTAAAGGATTACATTTTAGTAGAAGATACTATTCGAAGTGGAGATAATATTGGGAAGATTTTTGGGGATAATAATATTGGTTCTACTGAAGTTCATAATATAGTTACTCAAGTAAAGGATACATTCAATGTACGTAATATTCGTGTTGGTCAACCTTATGCTTTAGTTAAGTATAGAAAGGAACAAGAGAAGTTAGCGGCATTTATCTATCATCCTAATATCTCAGGATACCAAGTGATAGATTTGCGCGACTCTGTGAGTGCATATACGATAACATATCCAGTAACTATAAAAAGAAGAACAGTTGCTTCCAAAATAGAAGGATCGCTTTCGTTAAGTTTAGGTAAAGAAGGTGTTGATCAGTCATTAGCAACTAAAATGTCACAGATCTTTGCATGGTCTATTGACTTCTTTAAATTGCAACCAGAAGATCGTTTTGCCTTTACCATTGAAGAAAAGTATATTAATGATACTATTTATCTAGGAGTATCTAAAATAGATGCTGCTTATTTTAGATATAGAGGAAAGGATTTGTATTCTTTTCCTTACAAAAGACAGGATTCAAAATCAACTGAATATTTTGATGAAGAAGGGCGACCAATGAAGAGTATGTTCTTAAAGGCTCCATTGAAGTTCTTTAGAATTACTTCTAAATATTCTAAGAATCGTTTTCACCCTGTACAGAAGAAGTGGAAGTCTCATAATGGAACTGATTATGCAGCGCCTACAGGGACTCCAATTATGACTACTGCATCTGGTGTAGTTGAAAGAGCTGGATATACGGCAGGAAATGGTAACTTTGTAAAAGTAAAACACAATGGAACATATTCTACTCAATATTTACATATGTCCAAAATACTTGTAAAAGTTGGACAAAGAGTAGATCAGGGACAGACAATAGGACTTGTAGGAAGTACAGGTCTAGCGACTGGACCACACGTATGTTACCGTTTTTGGAAAAACGGGGTACAGGTAGATCCATTGAGTCAATCTTTACCTAACTCTGTGCCAATGGAAAAGAGAGATTTGCCAGCATTTAAGGAGTATATTACACCACTTAAAGCTGAATTAGATAAAGCATTAAACGAAAAATTTAAAGGAGAATAA
- the pgi gene encoding glucose-6-phosphate isomerase, producing the protein MLESINPSGTLAWKKLREHYGQMEFVQMQELFAKDPERANKMNIQWEDFLLDYSKNKITEETISLLLELANELNLKDAIQAMYNGGIINATEKRAVLHTALRDLSDNSSVIVNGENVLTEIQETRERIKAFTAKVLDGSYTSYSGKKFTDVINVGIGGSDLGPKMVVHALANYRTELGMHYISNIDDDYLQSVLNKLNPETTLVLIVSKTFTTQETIENAKKIKYWLESSLGKVDLSSHYVGVSVAIEEAMSFGVKRENIYPMWDFVGGRFSLWSAVGISIALAVGYDHFEQLLDGAHTMDKHFKEADFKENLPVLMALLSVWYNNFYGYETEAVVPYSQLLGKLPAHLQQMIMESNGKNKDRNGNPVNYQTGTLIWGEVGVSAQHAFFQLFHQGTKVIPIDFIGFVNPHFKESTNHDILMSNFFGQSEALLKGKIGEEYESDGGPFLSNFREFCGNKPSNTILINKLTPKSLGELIALYEHKTFVQGVIWNIYSFDQFGVEYGKILAKNIQNEIKSKNICEHDSSTAFLLRYFVKNRVVE; encoded by the coding sequence ATGTTAGAGAGTATAAATCCTTCTGGAACTTTAGCTTGGAAAAAGCTTAGGGAGCATTATGGTCAAATGGAATTTGTTCAGATGCAAGAGTTGTTTGCCAAAGATCCTGAAAGAGCTAATAAAATGAATATTCAATGGGAGGATTTTCTATTAGATTATTCAAAGAATAAGATTACAGAAGAGACCATATCGCTATTATTAGAACTTGCAAATGAGTTGAACCTAAAAGATGCAATTCAAGCAATGTATAATGGAGGAATTATTAATGCAACTGAGAAAAGAGCTGTGTTGCATACAGCCTTAAGAGATTTGTCAGATAATTCATCTGTTATAGTAAATGGAGAAAATGTTCTAACAGAGATACAAGAGACTCGTGAGCGTATTAAAGCGTTTACGGCTAAAGTATTAGACGGTAGCTATACTTCTTATTCTGGTAAGAAATTTACGGATGTAATTAATGTTGGTATCGGAGGGTCTGACTTAGGGCCTAAGATGGTTGTTCATGCATTAGCAAATTATCGTACAGAATTAGGAATGCATTATATCTCTAATATTGATGATGATTATCTGCAGTCTGTATTAAATAAACTTAATCCAGAGACTACTTTAGTTCTGATTGTTTCTAAGACATTTACTACTCAGGAGACAATAGAAAATGCAAAGAAAATAAAGTATTGGTTAGAGAGTAGTTTAGGGAAGGTCGATTTGAGCTCACACTATGTAGGTGTGTCTGTCGCTATAGAAGAAGCAATGAGCTTTGGTGTGAAACGCGAGAATATTTATCCTATGTGGGACTTTGTAGGAGGAAGGTTTTCTCTGTGGAGTGCTGTTGGGATTTCTATTGCTTTAGCTGTCGGTTATGATCATTTTGAACAACTTCTAGATGGTGCTCATACAATGGATAAGCATTTTAAAGAGGCTGATTTTAAAGAGAACTTACCTGTTTTAATGGCTCTTCTAAGTGTATGGTATAATAATTTCTATGGATATGAGACAGAAGCAGTTGTTCCTTATAGTCAATTACTAGGTAAATTACCTGCTCATTTACAGCAGATGATTATGGAAAGTAACGGAAAGAATAAAGACAGGAATGGTAATCCTGTTAATTATCAAACTGGGACTTTAATTTGGGGAGAGGTAGGAGTTTCGGCTCAACATGCGTTCTTTCAACTTTTTCATCAAGGAACTAAGGTGATTCCTATTGATTTTATTGGTTTTGTAAATCCGCATTTTAAAGAGAGTACTAATCACGATATATTGATGTCTAACTTCTTTGGTCAAAGCGAAGCTCTATTAAAGGGTAAGATAGGAGAAGAGTATGAAAGTGATGGAGGGCCTTTTTTAAGTAACTTTAGAGAGTTTTGTGGTAATAAACCATCAAATACAATCTTAATAAACAAATTAACCCCTAAAAGTTTAGGTGAGTTAATCGCACTATATGAACATAAGACGTTCGTTCAAGGTGTAATTTGGAATATTTATAGCTTTGATCAGTTCGGTGTAGAGTACGGAAAGATTTTGGCAAAGAATATACAAAATGAAATTAAATCTAAAAATATATGTGAACATGATAGTTCAACAGCCTTTTTATTGCGTTATTTTGTAAAAAATAGAGTTGTAGAATAA